From Alteromonas sp. RKMC-009, one genomic window encodes:
- a CDS encoding DHA2 family efflux MFS transporter permease subunit produces the protein MSAQPDTSPSSANRVMITLSVMLATIMQALDTTIANVALPHMQGSMSATQDQISWVLTSYIVAAAIFMPLTGLLSARFGRRRLFMWSVVGFTVASMLCGAAQNLNQIVIFRLLQGIFGASLVPLSQSVLLDTWPKEKHGQAMAMWGVGVMLGPILGPTLGGLLTEYYDWRWVFYINLPFGILAWFGLMRFVPETELDPDRRFDLTGFAMLALAIGALQMMLDRGESQDWFASREIVIEAALAALGMYLFIVHIFTHRKPFIEPAMFRDRNFSVGLLFIFIVGIILLATMALLPPFMQNLMGYPVVDVGYLLAPRGIGTMISMILVGRLSGKVDVRLMIFTGLMLMSYSLWAMTLFTADVSAHEIIRTGVIQGLGLGFVFVPLSTASFATLAASYRNEGTALFSLLRNIGSSIGISVVMTYLAQSAQRNHAVFAEFMSLDNAGFKESVAHGIYATSGTGLSSLNTLVTTQATTLAYLQDFRLMMWITLASVPLLLLMRPATAPAKAA, from the coding sequence ATGTCTGCACAGCCGGATACGTCACCATCATCTGCTAACCGCGTCATGATCACCTTATCGGTGATGCTGGCGACTATCATGCAGGCGCTGGATACAACTATCGCTAATGTGGCCTTGCCCCATATGCAGGGAAGTATGAGTGCCACGCAGGATCAGATAAGCTGGGTGCTGACCAGCTACATTGTTGCCGCGGCGATTTTCATGCCGCTTACCGGATTGCTCAGTGCCAGATTTGGCCGCCGCCGCTTGTTCATGTGGTCAGTCGTCGGATTCACTGTGGCATCCATGCTTTGCGGCGCAGCGCAGAACTTAAATCAGATAGTGATCTTCCGGTTGCTGCAGGGGATATTCGGCGCCAGCCTGGTGCCGTTATCTCAGTCTGTACTGCTGGATACCTGGCCGAAAGAAAAACACGGACAGGCGATGGCCATGTGGGGCGTGGGCGTTATGCTTGGTCCTATTCTCGGGCCTACCCTTGGCGGATTACTGACAGAATATTACGACTGGCGCTGGGTGTTTTACATCAACCTGCCATTCGGTATCCTCGCCTGGTTTGGCCTCATGCGATTTGTCCCGGAAACTGAGCTGGATCCTGACAGACGTTTTGATCTCACAGGTTTTGCCATGCTGGCGCTGGCCATTGGCGCGTTACAAATGATGCTGGACAGAGGAGAATCTCAGGACTGGTTTGCCAGCAGAGAAATCGTTATCGAAGCGGCACTGGCAGCGCTGGGAATGTACCTCTTTATTGTGCATATATTCACTCACCGCAAACCTTTTATCGAACCGGCCATGTTCCGGGACAGAAATTTCTCGGTGGGACTGCTGTTTATCTTTATCGTCGGTATTATTTTGCTGGCCACCATGGCGCTGTTGCCACCGTTTATGCAAAACCTCATGGGCTATCCGGTGGTGGACGTAGGCTATCTGCTTGCTCCGAGAGGAATAGGTACCATGATTTCAATGATTCTGGTGGGGCGCCTTTCAGGTAAAGTCGATGTGCGGCTGATGATATTTACCGGACTCATGCTGATGAGTTACTCATTGTGGGCGATGACCCTGTTTACCGCGGATGTCAGTGCCCATGAAATTATCCGTACCGGTGTTATTCAGGGGCTGGGCCTTGGGTTTGTTTTTGTTCCCCTCTCAACCGCCAGTTTCGCCACTCTCGCGGCCTCGTACCGGAATGAAGGAACAGCATTGTTCAGTTTGTTACGTAATATTGGCAGCAGCATCGGCATCTCTGTGGTGATGACCTATCTGGCTCAGTCTGCACAGCGGAATCATGCAGTATTTGCAGAATTTATGTCGCTGGATAATGCCGGCTTTAAGGAAAGTGTGGCTCACGGAATTTACGCGACGTCGGGTACAGGGTTGAGCAGCCTCAATACACTGGTAACTACTCAGGCGACCACGCTGGCCTATCTGCAGGATTTTCGTCTGATGATGTGGATCACGCTGGCATCGGTTCCGCTTTTGTTGCTTATGCGTCCTGCAACTGCGCCGGCTAAAGCAGCATAA